TCTGCCACTTCTTCGCTTGCAGGTACACCTTGTCCAGCCCCAGCGGGTCCTGTTTGACCAGACCGTCGATGCCGTTGTCGCCGCTCTTGCCGAGGGCCTGCCCGGCGTCGCGGGTCGTCCCGCCGTAGCCCATCGCCACGAGCAGTTGCACCACCAGCGCCTCGAACTGCTGCGGCGTGAGCTGCGTCACCTGAGCCAGCAGGTCGTCCGCCAGCGCTGCGTTGAGTTCGGTGTAAAGGGCATCGAGTTGCTCTTCGGGTGAGGTTGTTGGAGGAATGGAGGTCAGTTGAGCCTCTGCTGGAAGGTCGGCGGCCTTCCCACGTCCGACGAATTGCGCGTAGGCAGGGATGGTACTCAGCTCCCGCATGGAGATACTGCCGGGGTACTGTTGCAAGAGGCGTCCGCCCTGCTCGGTCATCCGCACTGTGCCCCGACTCGGGCTGCTGACCGCGCCCGCCTTGCTCAGATGGAACTTGGCCCACAGGATGCGGTTGGCATACTTCGCCTGGCGCCCGCTGGGTAAGAGCTCCTGCACGTCTTCTTTCGTGAGAGAGAAGTGCCGTGCAAGTGGTTCGTAGAGGTCCCTGATCCGGTGTTCCTGGCCGTCCTGAATCAGGTGCAGGATGGGCCGCATGAAGGCTTGAAAATCCGGCACTGCCATGCCTCAACCTATCCCAAGCAGAAGGGCCGCCCACCCCCAGATGGACGGCCCCCACTTCCATCCCCCGCTCAGTCCGTGTACGCCCCCACCGCCGCGCTGCTCACCAGCCTCGCGTACTTCGCCAGCACGCCGCGCTTGTACCGAGGCTCCGGCGCCACCCACACCGCCCGCCGCCGCTCCAGCTCCTCCTCGTCCACGTGCAGGTTGAGTTGCAGCGTCTCGGCGTTCAGCTCGATGGTGTCGCCCTCCTGCACGAGCGCGATGGGGCCGCCCACGAACGCCTCAGGGGCGACGTGGCCCACGACCAGCCCGAAGGTGCCACCCGAGAAGCGCCCGTCGGTGATCAATCCCACCGAGTCGCCCAGCCCCTTGCCGATGATCGCGCTGGTGGGGGAGAGCATCTCGCGCATTCCCGGGCCGCCCTTGGGGCCCTCGTAGCGGATGACGAGCACGTCCCCGGCCCTGATCTGGTCGCCCATGATCGCCGCCATGCACTCCTCCTCCGAGTCGAAGACGCGCGCCGGGCCAGTGATCTTGATGCTCTTCAGGCCGCTGATCTTGGCGACCGATCCCTGCGGCGCGAGGTTCCCGCGCAGGATGGCGAGGTGCCCCTGCTGGTAGATCGGCTGGTCGAAGGGGTGAATCACGTCCTGCCCGGCGTCGGGGGTCTCCGGCTCGTCCGCCAGGTTCTCGGCGACCGTCTTGCCCGTGACCGTGAGGCAGTCGCCGTGGAGCAGCCCGGCTTTCAGCAGCATCTTCATCACGCGCGGGATGCCGCCCACCTCGTGCAGGTCGGTCGCCACGTACCGCCCGCTGGGCTTGAGGTCGCAGAAGACTGGCGTGCGCTCGCGGATGCGCTCGAAGTCCTCCAGGCTCAGGTCGATGTCGCAGGCGTGGGCAATCGCCATCAGGTGCAGTACGGCGTTCGTGGAGCCGCCAACGGCCATGACGACGGTGATCGCGTTCTCGAAGGCCTGCTTCGTCAGGATGTCACGCGGGCGGATGTCCTGCTCAATCAGTTTGATCAACGCGCGGGCGCTGTCGGCGCTGCTCGTCGCCTTCTCCGCGTCCACCGCGCTCATCGTGGAGGAGTACGGCAGGCTCATCCCCATCGCCTCGAAGGCGCTGCTCATCGTGTTCGCCGTGTACATGCCGCCACACGAGCCGTTGCCGGGGCAGGCCCGTTTCTCGATCTGCTCGAAGTCCTCGCGGCTGATCTTGCCCGCGCCGAAAGCGCCGACCGCCTCGAAGACGGACACGATGGTAAGGTCCTTGCCGTCGTAGTGACCGGGCTTGATGGTGCCGCCGTAGACGAAGACGGCGGGGATGTTGAGGCGGGCGATGCCGATCATCGCGCCGGGCATGTTCTTGTCGCAGCCGCCGACCACGATCACGCCGTCATGAGACTGGCCCCGGCTGACGGTCTCGATGGAGTCGGCGATCACCTCGCGGCTGACCAGCGAGCACTTCATCCCCTCGGTGCCCATGCTGATGCCGTCGGACACGGTGATGGTGCCGTACACCTGGGGCATCGCCCCGCCCTCGCGGATCGCGTCGGTGATATGGCCCGCCAGCTCACCCAACCCGTTGTTGCACGGCGTGATGTTGCTCTGCGCGTGCGCCACGCCGATGATCGCCTTCTCGAAGTCGCCGTCCCCGAAGCCCACCGCGCGCAGCATCGCCCGGTTGGGCGCGCGCTCGTCCCCCTGCGTGACGTGGTGGCTGTTCCAGTTGAGCTTCCTCTTGGTCGCGGTGTCCGTCATGTCTTTAAGCTACGCCAATCCTCGGCATGGTCAGGAACGGCGGGGCAGACAGGCGGCGGGCGCAACCGTCGCGGGGCTCGCCGTCGTGACGAGCGACGGGCTCTACGCTGAGCGCATGACGGCCCCTGCCCCGGTTCCCCTCGTCTTCGTGTACAACGCGGACGGCGGCGTCCTCAACGGCCTGAGGGACCTGT
This Deinococcus aestuarii DNA region includes the following protein-coding sequences:
- a CDS encoding restriction endonuclease, which gives rise to MAVPDFQAFMRPILHLIQDGQEHRIRDLYEPLARHFSLTKEDVQELLPSGRQAKYANRILWAKFHLSKAGAVSSPSRGTVRMTEQGGRLLQQYPGSISMRELSTIPAYAQFVGRGKAADLPAEAQLTSIPPTTSPEEQLDALYTELNAALADDLLAQVTQLTPQQFEALVVQLLVAMGYGGTTRDAGQALGKSGDNGIDGLVKQDPLGLDKVYLQAKKWQNTVHSPEIRTFAGSLSYHKASKGVFLTTSGFSNGARETAERLGHIILIDGPRLAELMIQYGVGVVTHTTYALKRVDSEFFEGV
- the ilvD gene encoding dihydroxy-acid dehydratase, with protein sequence MTDTATKRKLNWNSHHVTQGDERAPNRAMLRAVGFGDGDFEKAIIGVAHAQSNITPCNNGLGELAGHITDAIREGGAMPQVYGTITVSDGISMGTEGMKCSLVSREVIADSIETVSRGQSHDGVIVVGGCDKNMPGAMIGIARLNIPAVFVYGGTIKPGHYDGKDLTIVSVFEAVGAFGAGKISREDFEQIEKRACPGNGSCGGMYTANTMSSAFEAMGMSLPYSSTMSAVDAEKATSSADSARALIKLIEQDIRPRDILTKQAFENAITVVMAVGGSTNAVLHLMAIAHACDIDLSLEDFERIRERTPVFCDLKPSGRYVATDLHEVGGIPRVMKMLLKAGLLHGDCLTVTGKTVAENLADEPETPDAGQDVIHPFDQPIYQQGHLAILRGNLAPQGSVAKISGLKSIKITGPARVFDSEEECMAAIMGDQIRAGDVLVIRYEGPKGGPGMREMLSPTSAIIGKGLGDSVGLITDGRFSGGTFGLVVGHVAPEAFVGGPIALVQEGDTIELNAETLQLNLHVDEEELERRRAVWVAPEPRYKRGVLAKYARLVSSAAVGAYTD